One Echeneis naucrates chromosome 16, fEcheNa1.1, whole genome shotgun sequence DNA window includes the following coding sequences:
- the agk gene encoding acylglycerol kinase, mitochondrial isoform X1, producing the protein MSRVVKVFRTLRNHWKKSTFAVCVLSYGGYWLYGKHCDKVLRREACLVAREYGRQQIAPQERLKKATVILNPAACSGKANNLFEKNAAPILNLAGVEITVVKTDYEGQAKKLMEFMEQTDMLIVAGGDGTLQEVITGLLRRPDHDTFSNTPIGFIPLGSHNSLSPSLHLLSDNKVKDITSATLSILKGETVPLDVLQIKGDKDQPVYALMGLRWGAFRDVAATISKYWYLGPLKTNAAHWFSTLKVWVVFNYPQEWPLVRDFSVSYLAPRPRPPDLPTQKLPRPNLLCRIIRRLKNYWNPPVEEPPKVEEAEKWEEQQLPTIELFIQTHNKNPVERRINDSLMICAESSKMTVGEFITVGKKKEEDPTTFTENSTKLEASACQLQLPEGASGFFNIDNEEYEAMPVEVRLLPRKLRFFMSVERKEQLLSQTQ; encoded by the exons ATGTCTCGGGTCGTGAAGGTGTTTCGGACTCTACGGAATCACTGGAAGAAGTCcacttttgctgtgtgtgttctgtcgTATGGGGGCTACTGGCTGTATGGCAAACACTG TGATAAGGTCCTACGGAGGGAGGCATGTCTGGTGGCCAGG GAGTATGGACGTCAACAGATAGCACCACAGGAGCGGCTGAAGAAAGCAACAGTCATCTTGAACCCTGCAGCTTGCAGTGG GAAAGCCAACAACCTGTTTGAAAAGAATGCTGCTCCTATTTTAAACCTTGCTGGTGTGGAGATTACAGTTGTAAAG ACAGATTATGAAGGCCAGGCAAAAAAGCTAATGGAGTTCATGGAACAAACAGACATGCTAATCGTGGCTGGAGGAGATGGCACCTTGCAGGAGGTCATCACAGGCCTACTGCGAAGGCCAGATCAC gaCACATTCAGTAACACACCAATTGGATTCATTCCACTGGGCTCTCACAATTCCCTGAGTCCAAGTCTTCACCTCCTCAGTGACAACAAAGTCAA AGACATTACATCTGCAACACTGTCTATTCTAAAAGGAGAAACTGTCCCTCTGGATGTGCTGCAAATTAAA GGGGATAAGGATCAGCCTGTCTACGCTCTGATGGGGCTACGTTGGGGAGCCTTTAGAGATGTGGCTGCAACAATCAGCAA ATACTGGTATCTGGGTCCACTGAAGACAAATGCAGCACACTGGTTTAGTACTCTGAAG GTTTGGGTTGTTTTCAATTACCCTCAGGAGTGGCCCCTGGTTCGGGATTTCTCAGTGTCCTACCTGGCTCCCAGGCCTCGCCCCCCTGACCTGCCAACGCAGAAGCTCCCCAGGCCAAATCTGCTGTGCCGCATCATACGCAGATTGAAAAACTACTGGAACCCGCCTGTTGAAG AGCCTCCAAAGGTGGAAGAGGCAGAGAAGTGGGAGGAGCAGCAGTTGCCAACAATAGAGCTGTTTATCCAAACTCACAACAAAAACCCTGTGGAGAGG CGAATAAATGACTCCTTGATGATCTGTGCAGAGTCCAGCAAAATGACTGTGGGCGAGTTCATTACTGTCGG aaagaaaaaagaggaggatcCAACTACCTTCACGGAAAACTCCACAAAACTGGAAGCCAGTGCTTGccagctgcagctgccagaG GGTGCCAGTGGCTTCTTCAACATTGATAATGAGGAGTACGAGGCCATGCCTGTGGAGGTACGGCTGTTGCCACGGAAACTACGCTTCTTCATGAGTGTAGAGCGCAAGGAGCAGCTCCTCTCACAGACACAGTGA
- the agk gene encoding acylglycerol kinase, mitochondrial isoform X2: MSRVVKVFRTLRNHWKKSTFAVCVLSYGGYWLYGKHCDKVLRREACLVAREYGRQQIAPQERLKKATVILNPAACSGKANNLFEKNAAPILNLAGVEITVVKTDYEGQAKKLMEFMEQTDMLIVAGGDGTLQEVITGLLRRPDHDTFSNTPIGFIPLGSHNSLSPSLHLLSDNKVKDITSATLSILKGETVPLDVLQIKGDKDQPVYALMGLRWGAFRDVAATISKYWYLGPLKTNAAHWFSTLKEWPLVRDFSVSYLAPRPRPPDLPTQKLPRPNLLCRIIRRLKNYWNPPVEEPPKVEEAEKWEEQQLPTIELFIQTHNKNPVERRINDSLMICAESSKMTVGEFITVGKKKEEDPTTFTENSTKLEASACQLQLPEGASGFFNIDNEEYEAMPVEVRLLPRKLRFFMSVERKEQLLSQTQ; encoded by the exons ATGTCTCGGGTCGTGAAGGTGTTTCGGACTCTACGGAATCACTGGAAGAAGTCcacttttgctgtgtgtgttctgtcgTATGGGGGCTACTGGCTGTATGGCAAACACTG TGATAAGGTCCTACGGAGGGAGGCATGTCTGGTGGCCAGG GAGTATGGACGTCAACAGATAGCACCACAGGAGCGGCTGAAGAAAGCAACAGTCATCTTGAACCCTGCAGCTTGCAGTGG GAAAGCCAACAACCTGTTTGAAAAGAATGCTGCTCCTATTTTAAACCTTGCTGGTGTGGAGATTACAGTTGTAAAG ACAGATTATGAAGGCCAGGCAAAAAAGCTAATGGAGTTCATGGAACAAACAGACATGCTAATCGTGGCTGGAGGAGATGGCACCTTGCAGGAGGTCATCACAGGCCTACTGCGAAGGCCAGATCAC gaCACATTCAGTAACACACCAATTGGATTCATTCCACTGGGCTCTCACAATTCCCTGAGTCCAAGTCTTCACCTCCTCAGTGACAACAAAGTCAA AGACATTACATCTGCAACACTGTCTATTCTAAAAGGAGAAACTGTCCCTCTGGATGTGCTGCAAATTAAA GGGGATAAGGATCAGCCTGTCTACGCTCTGATGGGGCTACGTTGGGGAGCCTTTAGAGATGTGGCTGCAACAATCAGCAA ATACTGGTATCTGGGTCCACTGAAGACAAATGCAGCACACTGGTTTAGTACTCTGAAG GAGTGGCCCCTGGTTCGGGATTTCTCAGTGTCCTACCTGGCTCCCAGGCCTCGCCCCCCTGACCTGCCAACGCAGAAGCTCCCCAGGCCAAATCTGCTGTGCCGCATCATACGCAGATTGAAAAACTACTGGAACCCGCCTGTTGAAG AGCCTCCAAAGGTGGAAGAGGCAGAGAAGTGGGAGGAGCAGCAGTTGCCAACAATAGAGCTGTTTATCCAAACTCACAACAAAAACCCTGTGGAGAGG CGAATAAATGACTCCTTGATGATCTGTGCAGAGTCCAGCAAAATGACTGTGGGCGAGTTCATTACTGTCGG aaagaaaaaagaggaggatcCAACTACCTTCACGGAAAACTCCACAAAACTGGAAGCCAGTGCTTGccagctgcagctgccagaG GGTGCCAGTGGCTTCTTCAACATTGATAATGAGGAGTACGAGGCCATGCCTGTGGAGGTACGGCTGTTGCCACGGAAACTACGCTTCTTCATGAGTGTAGAGCGCAAGGAGCAGCTCCTCTCACAGACACAGTGA
- the agk gene encoding acylglycerol kinase, mitochondrial isoform X3, which produces MSRVVKVFRTLRNHWKKSTFAVCVLSYGGYWLYGKHCDKVLRREACLVAREYGRQQIAPQERLKKATVILNPAACSGKANNLFEKNAAPILNLAGVEITVVKTDYEGQAKKLMEFMEQTDMLIVAGGDGTLQEVITGLLRRPDHDTFSNTPIGFIPLGSHNSLSPSLHLLSDNKVKDITSATLSILKGETVPLDVLQIKGDKDQPVYALMGLRWGAFRDVAATISKYWYLGPLKTNAAHWFSTLKEWPLVRDFSVSYLAPRPRPPDLPTQKLPRPNLLCRIIRRLKNYWNPPVEEPPKVEEAEKWEEQQLPTIELFIQTHNKNPVERRINDSLMICAESSKMTVGEFITVGSKKEEDPTTFTENSTKLEASACQLQLPEGASGFFNIDNEEYEAMPVEVRLLPRKLRFFMSVERKEQLLSQTQ; this is translated from the exons ATGTCTCGGGTCGTGAAGGTGTTTCGGACTCTACGGAATCACTGGAAGAAGTCcacttttgctgtgtgtgttctgtcgTATGGGGGCTACTGGCTGTATGGCAAACACTG TGATAAGGTCCTACGGAGGGAGGCATGTCTGGTGGCCAGG GAGTATGGACGTCAACAGATAGCACCACAGGAGCGGCTGAAGAAAGCAACAGTCATCTTGAACCCTGCAGCTTGCAGTGG GAAAGCCAACAACCTGTTTGAAAAGAATGCTGCTCCTATTTTAAACCTTGCTGGTGTGGAGATTACAGTTGTAAAG ACAGATTATGAAGGCCAGGCAAAAAAGCTAATGGAGTTCATGGAACAAACAGACATGCTAATCGTGGCTGGAGGAGATGGCACCTTGCAGGAGGTCATCACAGGCCTACTGCGAAGGCCAGATCAC gaCACATTCAGTAACACACCAATTGGATTCATTCCACTGGGCTCTCACAATTCCCTGAGTCCAAGTCTTCACCTCCTCAGTGACAACAAAGTCAA AGACATTACATCTGCAACACTGTCTATTCTAAAAGGAGAAACTGTCCCTCTGGATGTGCTGCAAATTAAA GGGGATAAGGATCAGCCTGTCTACGCTCTGATGGGGCTACGTTGGGGAGCCTTTAGAGATGTGGCTGCAACAATCAGCAA ATACTGGTATCTGGGTCCACTGAAGACAAATGCAGCACACTGGTTTAGTACTCTGAAG GAGTGGCCCCTGGTTCGGGATTTCTCAGTGTCCTACCTGGCTCCCAGGCCTCGCCCCCCTGACCTGCCAACGCAGAAGCTCCCCAGGCCAAATCTGCTGTGCCGCATCATACGCAGATTGAAAAACTACTGGAACCCGCCTGTTGAAG AGCCTCCAAAGGTGGAAGAGGCAGAGAAGTGGGAGGAGCAGCAGTTGCCAACAATAGAGCTGTTTATCCAAACTCACAACAAAAACCCTGTGGAGAGG CGAATAAATGACTCCTTGATGATCTGTGCAGAGTCCAGCAAAATGACTGTGGGCGAGTTCATTACTGTCGGGTCA aaaaaagaggaggatcCAACTACCTTCACGGAAAACTCCACAAAACTGGAAGCCAGTGCTTGccagctgcagctgccagaG GGTGCCAGTGGCTTCTTCAACATTGATAATGAGGAGTACGAGGCCATGCCTGTGGAGGTACGGCTGTTGCCACGGAAACTACGCTTCTTCATGAGTGTAGAGCGCAAGGAGCAGCTCCTCTCACAGACACAGTGA